One window from the genome of Enterobacteriaceae bacterium Kacie_13 encodes:
- the rplK gene encoding 50S ribosomal protein L11 encodes MAKKVQAYVKLQVAAGMANPSPPVGPALGQQGVNIMEFCKAFNAKTDSMEKGLPIPVVITVYSDRSFTFVTKTPPAAVLLKKAAGIKSGSGKPNKDKVGKVTSAQVREIAETKAADMTGSDVEAMTRSIEGTARSMGLVVED; translated from the coding sequence ATGGCCAAGAAAGTACAAGCCTACGTTAAGCTGCAAGTTGCAGCTGGTATGGCAAACCCAAGTCCGCCAGTTGGTCCAGCATTGGGTCAACAAGGCGTGAACATCATGGAATTCTGTAAGGCGTTCAATGCTAAGACTGATAGCATGGAAAAAGGCCTGCCAATTCCTGTTGTTATTACTGTTTATTCTGACCGTTCTTTCACTTTCGTTACCAAAACCCCTCCTGCAGCAGTATTGCTGAAGAAAGCGGCTGGTATCAAGTCTGGTTCCGGCAAGCCGAACAAAGACAAAGTGGGTAAAGTAACGAGTGCTCAGGTTCGTGAAATCGCAGAAACCAAAGCTGCGGATATGACTGGTTCTGACGTTGAAGCGATGACTCGCTCCATCGAAGGTACTGCTCGTTCCATGGGCCTGGTAGTGGAGGATTAA
- the rplJ gene encoding 50S ribosomal protein L10: protein MALNLQDKQAIVAEVIEVAKGALSAVVADSRGVTVDKMTELRKAGREAGVYMRVVRNTLMRRVVEGTQFECLKDTFVGPTLIAFSSEHPGAAARLFKDFAKANAKFEVKAAAFEGEFISAAQIDRLATLPTYEEAIARLMATMKEASAGKLVRTLAAVRDQKEAA from the coding sequence ATGGCATTAAATCTTCAAGACAAACAAGCGATTGTTGCTGAAGTCATCGAAGTAGCCAAAGGCGCGCTGTCTGCGGTTGTTGCGGATTCTCGCGGCGTAACTGTAGATAAAATGACTGAACTGCGTAAAGCAGGTCGTGAAGCTGGCGTTTATATGCGTGTTGTTCGCAACACCTTAATGCGCCGCGTCGTTGAAGGTACTCAGTTTGAGTGCCTGAAAGACACGTTTGTCGGTCCAACCTTGATTGCATTTTCTTCTGAACACCCAGGCGCTGCTGCCCGTCTGTTCAAAGATTTCGCTAAAGCGAATGCAAAATTTGAGGTTAAAGCTGCGGCCTTTGAAGGTGAGTTTATCTCTGCGGCTCAAATCGACCGCTTGGCAACTCTGCCTACTTACGAAGAAGCAATCGCACGCCTGATGGCAACCATGAAAGAAGCCTCTGCAGGCAAACTGGTTCGCACTCTGGCTGCTGTACGCGATCAGAAAGAAGCTGCTTAA
- the rplA gene encoding 50S ribosomal protein L1 has product MAKLTKRMRVIRDKVDATKQYDITEAVALLKELATAKFVESVDVAVNLGIDARKSDQNVRGATVLPHGTGRSVRVAVFAQGANAEAAKAAGAELVGMEDLADQIKKGEMNFDVVIASPDAMRVVGQLGQVLGPRGLMPNPKVGTVTPNVAEAVKNAKAGQVRYRNDKNGIIHTTIGKVDFESDKLKENLEALLIALKKAKPSQAKGVFIKKVSLSTTMGAGVSVDQSGLSAVVN; this is encoded by the coding sequence ATGGCTAAGCTGACCAAGCGCATGCGCGTGATCCGTGACAAAGTTGATGCTACTAAACAGTATGACATCACCGAAGCCGTTGCTCTGCTCAAAGAGCTGGCCACTGCTAAATTCGTAGAAAGCGTGGACGTTGCCGTTAATCTCGGTATCGACGCACGTAAATCTGATCAAAACGTTCGCGGTGCAACCGTTCTGCCACACGGCACCGGTCGTTCTGTTCGCGTTGCCGTCTTCGCTCAAGGTGCAAACGCTGAAGCTGCTAAAGCTGCAGGCGCTGAACTGGTAGGTATGGAAGATCTGGCCGATCAGATCAAAAAAGGCGAAATGAACTTCGACGTTGTTATCGCATCTCCAGATGCAATGCGCGTTGTTGGCCAATTAGGTCAGGTACTGGGTCCACGTGGCCTGATGCCTAACCCGAAAGTTGGTACTGTAACACCTAACGTTGCTGAAGCTGTTAAGAACGCTAAAGCAGGTCAGGTTCGTTATCGTAACGACAAAAACGGCATCATCCATACCACTATCGGTAAGGTTGATTTCGAATCCGACAAGCTGAAAGAAAACCTTGAAGCTCTGTTGATCGCTCTGAAAAAAGCGAAGCCTTCCCAGGCTAAAGGCGTTTTCATCAAGAAAGTCAGCCTGTCCACCACCATGGGCGCCGGCGTTTCTGTTGATCAAAGCGGCCTGAGCGCAGTAGTTAACTAA
- the secE gene encoding preprotein translocase subunit SecE, with the protein MSANTEAQGSGRGLEAVKWLVVAVLLVVAIVGNYYYRAYSLPLRALAVVVVIAIAGAVALLTTKGKATVAFAREARTEVRKVIWPTRQETLHTTLIVAAVTAVMSLILWGLDGILVRLVSFITGLRF; encoded by the coding sequence ATGAGTGCGAATACCGAGGCTCAAGGGAGCGGGCGCGGCCTGGAAGCGGTAAAGTGGCTGGTTGTTGCCGTTTTGTTGGTTGTAGCTATTGTCGGTAACTATTATTACCGTGCATACAGCCTGCCGTTACGCGCGTTAGCAGTAGTTGTAGTTATCGCAATTGCAGGTGCAGTGGCATTATTGACCACTAAAGGCAAAGCGACGGTTGCGTTTGCTCGCGAAGCGCGCACCGAAGTACGTAAAGTCATTTGGCCAACGCGCCAGGAAACATTGCATACCACACTGATCGTTGCTGCGGTGACTGCCGTTATGTCTCTGATTCTGTGGGGGCTGGATGGTATTTTAGTCCGCCTGGTATCCTTCATTACTGGTCTGAGGTTCTAA
- the nusG gene encoding transcription termination/antitermination protein NusG produces the protein MSEAPKKRWYVVQAFSGFEGRVAQSLREHIKLHDMEELFGEVMVPTEEVVEIRGGQRRKSERKFFPGYVLVQMVMNDASWHLVRSVPRVMGFIGGTSDRPAPISDKEVDAIMNRLQQVGDKPRPKTLFEPGELVRVSDGPFADFNGVVEEVDYEKSRLKVSVSIFGRATPVELDFGQVEKG, from the coding sequence ATGTCTGAAGCACCTAAAAAACGTTGGTACGTCGTTCAGGCGTTTTCTGGCTTTGAAGGCCGCGTAGCGCAATCGCTGCGTGAGCACATCAAATTACATGACATGGAAGAGCTGTTTGGCGAAGTCATGGTGCCAACCGAAGAAGTGGTTGAAATCCGTGGTGGTCAGCGCCGTAAGAGCGAGCGTAAATTCTTCCCGGGTTATGTGCTGGTTCAGATGGTGATGAATGACGCCAGCTGGCACTTAGTTCGCAGCGTGCCTCGTGTGATGGGCTTCATCGGTGGGACATCTGATCGTCCTGCGCCGATCAGCGACAAAGAAGTTGATGCGATTATGAATCGCCTGCAACAAGTGGGTGATAAACCACGTCCTAAAACATTGTTTGAACCAGGTGAACTGGTACGTGTTAGTGACGGTCCGTTTGCGGACTTCAATGGTGTGGTCGAAGAAGTGGATTACGAAAAAAGCCGCCTGAAAGTCTCTGTTTCCATCTTTGGCCGTGCAACACCGGTTGAACTGGACTTCGGTCAGGTAGAAAAAGGCTAA
- the tuf gene encoding elongation factor Tu, whose translation MSKEKFERNKPHVNVGTIGHVDHGKTTLTAAITTVLAKTYGGSARAFDQIDNAPEEKARGITINTSHVEYDTPTRHYAHVDCPGHADYVKNMITGAAQMDGAILVVAATDGPMPQTREHILLGRQVGVPYMIVFMNKCDMVDDEELLELVEMEVRELLTTYNFPGDEIPVIKGSALKALEGDATWEAKIIELANALDTYIPLPERAIDKPFLLPIEDVFSISGRGTVVTGRVERGIVKVGEEVEIVGIKDTVKSTCTGVEMFRKLLDEGRAGENVGVLLRGIKREDIERGQVLSKPSSIKPHTKFDSEVYILSKEEGGRHTPFFKGYRPQFYFRTTDVTGTIELPEGVEMVMPGDNVNMVVTLIHPIAMDDGLRFAIREGGRTVGAGVVAKVIA comes from the coding sequence ATGTCTAAAGAAAAGTTTGAACGTAACAAACCGCACGTTAACGTTGGTACTATCGGCCACGTTGACCACGGTAAAACTACCCTGACTGCAGCAATCACTACCGTTCTGGCTAAAACCTACGGCGGTTCTGCACGCGCATTCGATCAGATCGATAACGCACCAGAAGAAAAAGCTCGTGGTATCACCATCAACACTTCTCACGTTGAATATGACACCCCGACTCGTCACTACGCGCACGTTGACTGCCCAGGGCACGCCGACTACGTGAAAAACATGATCACCGGTGCTGCTCAGATGGACGGCGCTATCCTGGTTGTTGCTGCGACTGATGGCCCTATGCCACAGACTCGTGAGCACATCCTGCTGGGTCGCCAAGTTGGCGTTCCATACATGATCGTATTCATGAACAAATGCGACATGGTAGATGACGAAGAGTTGCTGGAACTGGTAGAGATGGAAGTTCGTGAACTTCTTACTACTTACAATTTCCCAGGCGACGAAATCCCAGTAATCAAAGGTTCAGCGCTGAAAGCACTGGAAGGCGATGCTACTTGGGAAGCGAAGATCATCGAACTGGCAAATGCCCTGGATACCTACATTCCATTGCCAGAGCGTGCTATCGATAAGCCATTCCTGCTGCCAATCGAAGACGTATTCTCCATCTCCGGCCGTGGTACTGTTGTTACCGGTCGTGTAGAGCGCGGAATCGTTAAAGTTGGCGAAGAAGTTGAAATCGTAGGTATCAAGGACACTGTTAAGTCTACTTGTACTGGCGTTGAAATGTTCCGCAAACTGCTTGACGAAGGTCGTGCAGGCGAGAACGTGGGTGTTCTGCTGCGTGGTATCAAACGTGAAGACATCGAACGTGGTCAGGTACTGTCTAAACCAAGTTCAATCAAGCCACACACCAAATTTGACTCAGAAGTTTATATCCTGAGCAAAGAAGAAGGTGGTCGTCACACTCCATTCTTCAAAGGCTACCGTCCACAGTTCTACTTCCGTACAACTGACGTGACCGGTACCATCGAACTGCCAGAAGGCGTTGAGATGGTAATGCCTGGTGACAACGTGAACATGGTTGTTACCCTGATCCACCCAATCGCGATGGATGACGGTCTGCGTTTCGCAATCCGTGAAGGTGGCCGTACCGTAGGTGCAGGTGTTGTTGCTAAAGTTATCGCTTAA
- the coaA gene encoding type I pantothenate kinase → MKKRDPSLATPYLQFDRAQWAALRDSVPLTLKEAEVVNLKGINEDLSLEEVAQIYLPLSRLLNFYISSNLRRQAVLEQFLGTDGQKIPYVIGIAGSVAVGKSTTARVLQALLSRWPEHRSVELITTDGFLYPNKTLQERGIMKKKGFPQSYDMHQLVNFVSEVKSGAKTVTAPVYSHLIYDVIPDGNKIIEQPDILILEGLNVLQSGMDYPHDPHRVFVSDFVDFSIYVDAPEDLLQGWYINRFLKFRQGAFSDPDSYFHHYAKLPEEEAVNIATQLWNEINGLNLKENILPTRERASLILTKSANHAVENVRLRK, encoded by the coding sequence ATGAAAAAAAGAGACCCATCTTTGGCAACGCCTTACTTGCAGTTCGATCGTGCACAGTGGGCTGCCTTACGTGATTCGGTACCGTTAACGCTCAAAGAAGCGGAAGTGGTAAATCTTAAAGGCATCAACGAGGACTTATCCCTCGAAGAAGTGGCACAAATCTATTTGCCACTTTCACGCCTTCTCAATTTCTACATCAGTTCAAACCTGCGCCGGCAGGCTGTGCTTGAGCAATTCCTGGGCACCGACGGTCAGAAGATCCCTTATGTCATTGGTATTGCGGGAAGCGTGGCTGTAGGGAAAAGCACTACGGCACGTGTCCTGCAAGCGTTGCTAAGCCGCTGGCCTGAGCATCGCTCGGTCGAGTTGATCACAACCGATGGGTTCCTCTATCCCAATAAGACGCTTCAGGAGCGTGGGATCATGAAGAAAAAAGGGTTTCCTCAGTCCTACGATATGCACCAGTTGGTCAATTTTGTTTCTGAAGTAAAATCTGGTGCGAAAACTGTCACCGCGCCGGTATATTCACATTTAATCTATGATGTGATCCCAGACGGAAATAAAATCATTGAGCAGCCAGATATTCTTATTCTCGAAGGCTTGAATGTTTTACAAAGCGGCATGGATTATCCTCATGATCCGCATCGGGTATTCGTTTCAGATTTCGTAGATTTTTCAATATACGTTGATGCACCGGAAGATTTATTACAAGGCTGGTATATCAACCGCTTCCTGAAATTCCGGCAGGGTGCATTTTCTGATCCGGATTCTTATTTCCATCACTATGCAAAGCTGCCGGAAGAAGAGGCAGTGAACATAGCAACGCAGCTATGGAATGAAATCAATGGATTGAATCTTAAGGAAAACATACTCCCTACCAGAGAGCGGGCAAGCCTCATTCTCACTAAGAGTGCTAACCACGCGGTTGAAAATGTCAGGTTGAGAAAATAG
- the birA gene encoding bifunctional biotin--[acetyl-CoA-carboxylase] ligase/biotin operon repressor BirA, with translation MKDITVPLHLISILADGEFHSGEQLGGALGMSRAAINKHIQTVRDWGVDIFTVTGKGYSLPYPIQLLDEAKILSMLPAGRVNVLPVIDSTNQYLLDRIGELSSGDACVAEYQQAGRGRRGRKWFSPFGSNLYLSMYWKLDQGPAAAMGLSLVIGIVMTEVLQRLGAEDVRVKWPNDLYLKDRKLAGILVELTGKTGDAAQLVIGAGINLKMREPAADTINQGWINLQEAGVNIDRNELTATLLKELRAALLHFEKEGLAPFISRWRGLDNFLDRPVKLLIGDQEIHGIERGIDQQGALLLEQDGIIKPYIGGEISLRGR, from the coding sequence ATGAAAGATATTACGGTTCCCCTACATTTGATCTCTATCCTGGCTGACGGTGAGTTTCATTCCGGTGAACAGCTGGGAGGTGCGCTGGGAATGAGCCGCGCCGCAATCAACAAGCATATTCAAACTGTTCGCGACTGGGGTGTGGATATTTTCACTGTAACTGGCAAAGGATATAGCCTCCCATATCCAATCCAGTTACTGGATGAAGCCAAAATTCTTTCCATGCTGCCAGCGGGCCGCGTAAATGTTCTGCCCGTCATTGATTCTACCAACCAATATCTACTCGACAGGATCGGTGAACTGAGCTCGGGAGATGCCTGTGTTGCCGAATACCAACAGGCGGGGCGAGGACGTCGAGGAAGAAAATGGTTTTCGCCATTTGGCAGCAACCTCTATCTTTCAATGTATTGGAAACTCGATCAAGGTCCGGCTGCTGCGATGGGTCTTAGTCTGGTTATTGGGATCGTAATGACAGAAGTTCTTCAGCGCCTCGGGGCTGAAGACGTAAGGGTTAAGTGGCCTAATGACCTTTATCTGAAGGATAGAAAGCTGGCCGGTATTCTGGTAGAGCTGACGGGAAAAACCGGAGATGCAGCACAGCTGGTTATAGGGGCGGGTATTAACCTTAAAATGCGAGAACCAGCAGCGGACACGATTAATCAGGGCTGGATAAACTTGCAGGAGGCGGGCGTCAATATTGATCGCAATGAGTTGACAGCAACTCTGCTGAAAGAATTACGCGCAGCGTTATTGCATTTTGAGAAGGAAGGACTTGCACCTTTTATTAGCCGTTGGCGTGGATTAGATAATTTCCTCGACCGGCCGGTAAAATTGCTGATCGGTGATCAGGAAATTCACGGTATTGAACGCGGCATTGATCAGCAAGGCGCTTTATTGCTAGAACAGGATGGTATAATTAAGCCCTATATCGGAGGGGAAATATCCCTGCGTGGACGATGA
- the rplL gene encoding 50S ribosomal protein L7/L12 codes for MSITKEQIIEGVAALSVMEIVELISAMEEKFGVSAAAAVAGPAAAAEAVEEKTEFDVVLAAVGANKVAVIKAVRTATGLGLKEAKDLVESAPAALKEGISKDDAEALKKSLEEAGASVEVK; via the coding sequence ATGTCAATCACTAAAGAACAAATCATTGAAGGCGTTGCAGCTCTGTCTGTAATGGAAATCGTTGAACTGATCTCCGCTATGGAAGAAAAATTCGGCGTTTCTGCTGCTGCTGCTGTTGCAGGTCCTGCTGCTGCTGCTGAAGCTGTTGAAGAAAAAACTGAATTCGACGTTGTTCTGGCCGCTGTTGGCGCGAACAAAGTTGCAGTTATCAAAGCTGTTCGCACCGCGACTGGCCTGGGTCTGAAAGAAGCAAAAGACCTGGTTGAGTCTGCTCCAGCAGCTCTGAAAGAAGGCATCAGCAAAGACGACGCTGAAGCTCTGAAAAAATCTCTGGAAGAAGCTGGTGCTTCTGTTGAAGTTAAGTAA